The following are from one region of the Arthrobacter sp. TMP15 genome:
- a CDS encoding LLM class flavin-dependent oxidoreductase yields MNSTRELHINAFLFGAGHHTMGWRHPNSSAERVGEISYFEELAQLAESGCLDAIFFADGHAINRTYTAGVPWLLEPITALSAIARATKNIGLVTTVSSSFYTPFHAARMLASLDHISGGRVGANIVTSMFDAEAQNHGLAALPNHADRYERADEFVQVIQTLWDSWSDEALPADRESGTFIDAEQIQPINHEGKYFSVKGPLNVPRPPQGRPVLFQAGSSEVGRAFAARFAEAIYSVSWDKDSALEFATDMRERLAVADRSQTVVPILPGLVTYVAPTREGALEKKRALDAYLDIPAAIAQLNVFTGQDYRTHGLDDAVAPLPPAATFTGPQGRYLTVQRIIETKEPTLRELLGFLAAGGGHATMIGTPTEVADEIQEWFESGACDGFNLMCPAYPDSLKDFVDLVVPILQDRGIFRTAYPGSTLRDNLGLSRPELKSFAGHTT; encoded by the coding sequence ATGAACAGCACACGAGAATTACATATCAATGCTTTTCTTTTCGGGGCAGGGCATCACACAATGGGTTGGCGGCACCCGAATTCCAGTGCCGAGCGGGTAGGTGAGATTTCCTATTTCGAGGAACTGGCGCAACTGGCCGAAAGTGGCTGCCTTGACGCCATTTTCTTCGCGGACGGGCACGCCATCAACCGGACCTACACCGCGGGAGTGCCGTGGCTTCTGGAGCCCATTACGGCTCTGAGCGCCATAGCCAGGGCCACCAAAAACATTGGCTTGGTCACCACCGTTTCCTCAAGCTTTTATACACCCTTCCATGCTGCACGCATGCTTGCCTCATTGGATCACATCAGCGGTGGGCGAGTGGGGGCAAACATTGTCACCTCCATGTTTGATGCTGAAGCCCAAAATCATGGGTTGGCGGCACTGCCAAACCATGCTGACCGCTATGAAAGGGCTGATGAGTTTGTCCAAGTAATCCAGACGTTGTGGGATTCATGGTCGGATGAGGCGCTTCCCGCTGACAGGGAGAGCGGGACCTTTATTGATGCGGAGCAGATTCAACCGATCAACCATGAGGGCAAATACTTTTCCGTGAAGGGCCCGCTCAACGTTCCGCGTCCTCCGCAGGGCAGGCCGGTGCTTTTCCAGGCCGGGTCCTCGGAAGTAGGGCGAGCATTCGCGGCTCGATTTGCCGAGGCTATCTATTCTGTTTCTTGGGATAAGGACTCGGCACTAGAGTTCGCCACCGATATGCGAGAGCGCCTAGCTGTTGCCGATCGTTCTCAAACCGTGGTTCCAATCCTGCCTGGACTAGTCACCTATGTGGCACCAACCCGGGAAGGGGCGCTGGAGAAGAAACGCGCACTTGACGCTTATCTGGATATTCCAGCGGCAATCGCCCAACTGAACGTGTTTACCGGCCAGGATTACCGAACCCATGGGCTTGATGATGCGGTGGCTCCGCTGCCGCCAGCGGCGACGTTCACGGGCCCGCAGGGGCGGTACCTGACAGTGCAACGAATTATTGAAACCAAGGAGCCCACATTGCGGGAACTACTGGGCTTCCTGGCAGCCGGAGGTGGTCATGCCACCATGATTGGCACGCCCACCGAAGTTGCCGATGAAATTCAGGAGTGGTTTGAATCTGGTGCTTGTGACGGGTTCAACCTGATGTGTCCGGCCTACCCGGACTCCCTGAAGGATTTTGTTGACTTGGTAGTACCGATTTTGCA
- a CDS encoding 3-oxoacyl-ACP reductase — protein MLIKDQVVLITGAGRGLGTDVARSFAREGARLVLNYRNSEVAAQELAREFGSEKAIALRADVTNAGEVNAMVAAATEHFATPITTAINNALPDFSFNGDGRSKAEEICYEEFRAQFAGVVGGALNTIQAVVPGMKEAGFGAIVNVGTNLFQNPVVPYHDYTAAKAALLALTRTFAADLGPSNIRVNMVSGGLLRTTDASAATPEQVFDLIAGGTPLRKVTTPAEFADAALFFASPWSRAVTGQNLVVDGGLVMN, from the coding sequence ATGCTGATCAAAGACCAAGTTGTACTCATTACCGGCGCTGGGCGCGGACTCGGCACCGACGTGGCCCGTTCCTTTGCCCGTGAAGGCGCCCGCCTGGTGCTGAACTACCGCAACAGTGAAGTCGCCGCGCAGGAACTAGCCCGTGAATTCGGTTCAGAAAAAGCGATTGCGTTACGCGCAGATGTCACCAATGCTGGCGAGGTGAATGCCATGGTCGCTGCGGCAACCGAACATTTTGCTACACCCATCACCACGGCGATCAACAACGCTTTGCCGGACTTTTCTTTCAACGGCGACGGCCGTTCTAAGGCCGAAGAGATTTGCTACGAGGAATTTCGGGCACAATTTGCCGGAGTTGTGGGAGGTGCCCTGAATACCATCCAGGCAGTAGTGCCGGGAATGAAGGAAGCTGGGTTTGGCGCCATCGTTAACGTTGGCACAAACCTGTTCCAAAACCCCGTGGTTCCATACCACGACTACACCGCGGCGAAGGCTGCCCTGCTGGCGTTGACCCGGACGTTCGCGGCCGATCTAGGACCATCAAATATCCGCGTCAACATGGTTTCAGGTGGGCTGCTGCGCACCACTGACGCCTCCGCAGCCACGCCAGAGCAGGTTTTTGACTTGATCGCCGGCGGAACGCCGCTGCGTAAAGTCACCACTCCAGCCGAATTTGCCGATGCCGCACTCTTCTTCGCCTCACCGTGGTCCCGAGCCGTGACGGGGCAAAATCTTGTGGTCGACGGCGGACTGGTCATGAACTAA